From Longimicrobium sp., a single genomic window includes:
- a CDS encoding DUF3667 domain-containing protein, which translates to MEEHFSVDAKLPRTLRSLFLQPGFLTREYLDGRRARYIRPLQLYLLAAALLFVGSWFKTAAEGGLSAALRGPEQAVAGRNTAIQERSGASPAARQQSCVGERRTFECLMTYAAGVAGRAGSRYERSTQLEFIDLLSRAMFLLLPLFSFLLFLLYLRQRRHYLEHLIFALHLHAFAFIVLGVLAMLPEGVRLSDGTGSLFVPVMLIYLFLAMRAVYRQTRVKTTAKLALLVAGYIPAMLVTGAIALLAGIG; encoded by the coding sequence ATGGAGGAGCATTTTTCCGTCGATGCCAAGCTGCCTCGAACGCTGCGCTCGCTTTTCCTTCAGCCCGGGTTCCTGACACGAGAGTACCTCGACGGGCGGCGCGCCCGCTACATCCGGCCGCTCCAACTCTACCTCCTTGCAGCCGCGCTCCTCTTTGTGGGCAGCTGGTTCAAGACCGCGGCGGAGGGCGGGCTCTCCGCCGCGTTGCGCGGGCCGGAGCAGGCGGTCGCGGGGCGGAATACGGCGATCCAGGAGCGTTCTGGCGCTTCGCCAGCAGCCAGGCAGCAGTCGTGCGTCGGCGAGAGGCGCACGTTTGAATGCCTGATGACGTACGCTGCTGGGGTGGCGGGAAGGGCGGGATCCAGATATGAACGCAGCACTCAGCTCGAGTTCATCGACCTCCTCTCGCGCGCCATGTTCCTCCTACTTCCGCTCTTCTCTTTTCTGTTGTTTCTCCTGTACCTCCGCCAACGGAGACATTATCTCGAACACCTGATTTTCGCGCTCCACCTCCATGCGTTTGCATTCATCGTCCTGGGAGTTCTGGCGATGCTGCCCGAGGGAGTCCGGCTGTCGGACGGGACCGGCTCCCTGTTCGTCCCCGTCATGCTGATCTACCTGTTCCTTGCCATGCGCGCCGTCTACCGGCAAACCAGGGTAAAAACCACCGCCAAGCTCGCTCTTCTCGTTGCTGGCTATATCCCCGCGATGCTTGTTACCGGCGCGATTGCTCTCCTGGCGGGCATAGGCTGA
- a CDS encoding class I SAM-dependent methyltransferase: MIRSFIYDLLILRLTSRWYAEVLARVPQGAALLDVGIGTAGALLANADSVTRKRLRIVGIDVDADYVERARRRLGDSSLADLAEVRLQSVYDHRGGPYDAVYFSGSFMLLAEPEQALRHCCTLLKPGGSIFFTQTIQKQPARWMELLKPMLKRVTSIDFGRVTYEDDFKAQIHAAGLHLEEFTTLARHGSRITCIAVARPARTRAG; this comes from the coding sequence ATGATCCGTAGCTTCATCTACGACCTACTGATCCTCCGACTCACCTCGCGTTGGTACGCCGAGGTGCTGGCGCGCGTGCCCCAGGGCGCCGCGCTGCTGGACGTGGGGATCGGCACGGCCGGCGCTCTGCTGGCCAACGCCGATTCGGTGACGCGGAAGCGCCTGCGCATCGTCGGCATCGACGTGGATGCGGACTACGTTGAGCGCGCGCGGCGCAGGCTGGGAGATTCCTCGCTGGCCGATCTAGCCGAGGTGCGTCTGCAGTCCGTCTACGATCATCGGGGCGGGCCGTACGATGCCGTGTATTTCTCCGGCAGCTTCATGCTCCTGGCCGAGCCCGAGCAGGCGTTGCGGCACTGCTGCACGCTCCTGAAGCCAGGTGGATCCATCTTCTTCACCCAAACCATCCAGAAACAGCCAGCCCGCTGGATGGAGCTTCTCAAGCCCATGCTGAAACGGGTCACGAGCATCGACTTCGGCAGGGTGACCTACGAAGACGATTTCAAAGCGCAGATCCACGCCGCGGGACTGCATCTGGAGGAATTCACCACCCTGGCCCGCCACGGGAGCCGGATCACGTGCATTGCCGTGGCAAGGCCCGCCCGTACACGCGCCGGCTGA
- a CDS encoding M56 family metallopeptidase yields the protein MTNLTPMVLLLLKASALLIAALAAGLLLRRRAAADRHRLWSATFAGLLALPLLAVALPGLRIPLPAPRPLSVVAAEGPAPVAALAEAPRAAPVAHRGSSAPSAAPRTAKPVATRPLPSVRSVALAVWLAGVLAALAALLTALLRAHWVAKDAEAMDDPAWRASASDLAGRLGMRRPVRILASPAVQTPMAGGLLRPTVFVPPTAREWPDELRAMVLAHEIAHLAGRDPLRKVLGRAALTLYWFHPLAWIAARQAAAACEQACDEAVLALGVRPSAYAGVLLHFADAAPPVLAGAALPIVRRSSLEARLMVILNAPTRPAARRGIVLPAVAAAAVTVCIAAAQPIAPPSTPAVAPLRPVLAQNVAARPAAIVPVVTSATTPSAPVLTRQESCWSRGTGETFSGTVSMSDDNGVSTIYERSGRAGNEVIVQRSFDDLRICARAEGLRDDDAVPSSWPSRAGRVVLETEQRGDVRQMNIAGGQATYAVNGAQRGVDASAQAWQSRLLALLDATWELSQLRGRESSLRGEIASIHGERSSLHGEIASLRGEVSSMRGQIASLRGEESSLNGRIASIRGQLSGLQGQIASERGAIASLTASARSQSGADNERISRRVAQHREAIRELEEEIRRYDVDSRVRAVERERAELDVDRQVAAIERQIAQFDPESRIAEVNRRIAALRVDESVAAIERQITALDAPRRIRALEARVAEALERLRAELR from the coding sequence ATGACCAACCTGACTCCGATGGTCCTCCTCCTCCTTAAGGCGAGCGCCCTGCTGATCGCCGCGCTGGCCGCGGGACTCCTGCTCCGGCGGAGAGCGGCGGCGGACCGGCATCGGCTCTGGAGCGCGACGTTCGCGGGGCTCCTTGCGCTCCCCCTTCTTGCAGTCGCGCTCCCCGGCTTGCGCATCCCCCTCCCCGCGCCGCGTCCGCTCTCGGTCGTTGCGGCCGAGGGCCCCGCGCCGGTAGCCGCGCTCGCCGAAGCACCCCGCGCCGCGCCCGTGGCACATCGCGGCTCCTCCGCGCCATCCGCCGCCCCGCGCACCGCCAAACCTGTCGCGACGAGGCCGCTTCCATCGGTGCGCAGTGTGGCCCTGGCCGTCTGGCTGGCGGGTGTGCTCGCCGCCCTGGCCGCGCTGCTCACGGCGCTGCTCCGGGCGCATTGGGTGGCCAAAGACGCGGAGGCGATGGACGACCCGGCCTGGCGCGCGTCGGCCTCCGACCTCGCGGGACGGCTGGGAATGCGCCGCCCGGTGCGAATCCTCGCCTCCCCCGCGGTGCAGACGCCGATGGCGGGCGGTCTTCTGCGCCCCACGGTGTTCGTCCCTCCCACCGCGCGAGAGTGGCCGGACGAGTTGCGCGCGATGGTGCTGGCCCACGAGATCGCGCACCTGGCGGGCCGGGATCCGCTCCGCAAGGTGCTCGGACGCGCCGCGCTCACGCTGTACTGGTTCCATCCCCTGGCCTGGATCGCGGCGAGGCAGGCGGCCGCCGCCTGCGAGCAGGCGTGCGACGAAGCCGTGCTCGCGCTGGGGGTGCGCCCCTCCGCCTACGCCGGCGTGCTCCTCCACTTCGCCGACGCCGCACCGCCCGTGCTGGCGGGCGCGGCGCTCCCCATCGTCCGACGCTCATCCCTGGAGGCTCGACTCATGGTCATTCTCAACGCCCCAACGCGTCCCGCCGCGCGGCGCGGAATCGTGCTCCCGGCGGTCGCGGCCGCCGCGGTCACCGTGTGCATCGCGGCGGCCCAACCCATCGCGCCGCCGAGCACCCCCGCCGTCGCGCCCCTGCGGCCCGTGCTCGCGCAGAACGTCGCCGCCCGTCCCGCGGCGATCGTACCGGTCGTGACGAGCGCCACCACGCCCTCCGCCCCCGTCCTGACTCGCCAGGAGTCGTGCTGGTCCAGGGGCACCGGGGAGACGTTCAGCGGCACGGTGTCGATGAGCGACGACAACGGGGTGTCGACCATTTACGAGCGGTCCGGGCGCGCGGGGAACGAGGTGATCGTGCAGCGCTCCTTTGATGACCTGCGCATCTGCGCGCGGGCGGAGGGGCTGCGGGACGACGATGCGGTCCCGAGCAGCTGGCCGAGCCGCGCGGGTCGCGTGGTCCTGGAGACGGAGCAGCGGGGCGACGTGCGGCAGATGAACATCGCGGGCGGACAGGCGACGTATGCGGTCAACGGCGCCCAGCGCGGCGTCGATGCGTCGGCCCAGGCGTGGCAGAGCCGGCTCCTGGCGCTCCTGGACGCCACCTGGGAGCTGAGCCAGCTCCGCGGCCGGGAGAGCAGCCTGCGCGGGGAGATCGCGTCGATCCACGGGGAGCGCAGCAGCCTGCATGGGGAGATCGCCTCGCTGCGGGGCGAGGTAAGCAGCATGCGCGGCCAGATCGCGTCGCTGCGTGGAGAGGAGAGCAGCCTGAACGGAAGGATCGCCTCCATCCGCGGGCAGCTGAGTGGACTGCAAGGGCAGATCGCCTCCGAGCGGGGGGCCATCGCCAGCCTCACCGCCTCGGCGCGCTCTCAGAGCGGGGCCGACAACGAGCGGATCAGCCGGCGCGTCGCCCAGCACCGGGAGGCGATTCGCGAGCTGGAGGAGGAGATCCGCCGCTACGACGTGGACAGCCGGGTCCGCGCGGTCGAGAGGGAGAGAGCGGAGTTGGATGTGGACCGGCAGGTGGCAGCCATCGAGCGCCAGATCGCCCAGT
- a CDS encoding BlaI/MecI/CopY family transcriptional regulator has protein sequence MAQNRPALTKREKEILDIVYARGHATAAEVRAAMADPPTDAGVRTVLRVLVNKGHLRIQQEGPRYDYWPVVARETARRSEVQHLLRTFFGGSLESALATLLDVGRGKLDDEERERLKRLIDDAAQEGR, from the coding sequence ATGGCACAGAACCGACCCGCGCTGACCAAGCGCGAAAAAGAGATCCTGGACATCGTCTACGCCCGCGGCCACGCGACCGCGGCCGAGGTACGCGCCGCGATGGCCGATCCGCCCACCGACGCGGGCGTGCGCACCGTGCTGCGCGTGCTGGTGAACAAGGGCCATCTGCGCATTCAGCAGGAGGGTCCGCGCTACGATTACTGGCCCGTGGTCGCCCGCGAGACCGCTCGGCGATCCGAGGTGCAGCACCTGCTGCGCACCTTCTTCGGCGGCTCGCTGGAGTCCGCGCTGGCCACGCTGCTGGACGTGGGGCGCGGGAAGCTGGACGACGAGGAGCGGGAGCGCCTGAAGCGCCTTATCGATGACGCCGCGCAGGAGGGACGCTGA
- a CDS encoding alpha/beta fold hydrolase encodes MTVERGTLYYDVRGSGPPLVLLHAGGRDLTMWDSQAGPLARSFRLVRYDARGHGRSTAPAGPYSTTEDLRLLLDHLGIERASLVGISMGAGVALDFAATHPERVSKLALVSTSGPPPGVPIPPGAAPPLTHEAGRARLRALTMPRMLIVGEGDTPDHLAVAARVEAEVPQVRVVRLAGGRHLVNQDVPEAFNALLLGFLK; translated from the coding sequence GTGACGGTCGAGCGTGGTACTCTCTACTACGACGTGCGAGGCAGCGGCCCGCCGCTGGTGCTCCTCCATGCGGGGGGCCGAGACCTCACCATGTGGGATTCGCAGGCCGGTCCCCTCGCCCGCTCCTTCCGCCTCGTCCGCTACGACGCGCGTGGACATGGCCGCTCCACCGCACCTGCAGGACCCTACTCCACCACCGAGGACCTGCGCCTGCTGCTGGACCATCTCGGCATCGAGCGGGCCTCCCTCGTGGGCATCTCCATGGGGGCAGGCGTCGCTCTGGACTTCGCCGCCACCCATCCGGAGCGCGTGAGCAAGCTGGCGCTCGTCTCCACGAGCGGGCCGCCGCCGGGGGTGCCGATCCCACCCGGCGCCGCGCCGCCGCTGACGCACGAAGCGGGGCGAGCGCGGTTGCGCGCGCTCACCATGCCGCGCATGCTCATCGTAGGTGAGGGCGACACTCCGGACCACCTTGCAGTCGCGGCGCGCGTGGAGGCGGAGGTGCCGCAGGTGCGCGTCGTGCGCCTTGCGGGAGGGAGGCATCTGGTCAACCAGGACGTGCCGGAGGCATTCAATGCTCTGCTCCTCGGCTTCCTCAAATAG